A region of Leclercia adecarboxylata DNA encodes the following proteins:
- the cpoB gene encoding cell division protein CpoB, whose amino-acid sequence MSSNFRHHLLSLSLLVGIAAPWAAFAQAPISSVGSGSVEDRVTQLERISNAHSQLLTQLQQQLSDNQTDIDSLRGQIQESQYQLNQVVERQKQIMLQIDNLNNGGAAAQPAAGDQGAAGAQATPQADTSASTAAPVQSGDANTDYNAAIALVQDNSRQDEAMAAFQNFVKKYPDSTYQPNANYWLGQLNYNKGKKDDAAFYFASVVKNYPKSPKAPDAMYKVGVIMQDKGDTAKAKAVFQQVVTKFPGTEGAKQAQKRLAAMG is encoded by the coding sequence ATGAGCAGTAACTTCAGACATCATCTATTGAGTCTGTCGTTACTGGTTGGTATAGCGGCCCCCTGGGCCGCTTTTGCTCAGGCACCAATCAGTAGTGTCGGCTCAGGCTCGGTAGAAGACCGGGTCACCCAACTCGAGCGTATTTCTAATGCTCACAGCCAGCTTTTAACCCAACTTCAGCAGCAGCTCTCTGACAACCAGACCGATATTGACTCACTGCGCGGACAGATTCAGGAAAGCCAGTACCAGCTCAATCAGGTTGTGGAGCGTCAGAAGCAGATCATGCTGCAGATTGATAACCTGAATAACGGCGGCGCAGCAGCGCAACCGGCAGCAGGGGATCAGGGGGCAGCCGGTGCGCAGGCAACACCTCAGGCTGATACGTCAGCCTCGACAGCGGCGCCTGTACAGAGCGGTGATGCGAATACTGACTACAATGCGGCAATCGCCCTGGTGCAGGATAACTCGCGTCAGGACGAGGCTATGGCGGCGTTTCAGAACTTCGTCAAGAAATACCCCGATTCAACCTATCAGCCAAACGCTAACTACTGGCTGGGGCAGTTGAATTACAACAAGGGTAAAAAAGACGACGCGGCATTCTATTTTGCCTCTGTCGTTAAAAATTATCCGAAATCACCGAAAGCACCTGACGCGATGTACAAGGTCGGGGTGATCATGCAGGACAAAGGCGACACCGCAAAAGCGAAAGCCGTTTTCCAGCAGGTGGTCACTAAGTTTCCGGGCACCGAAGGTGCAAAACAAGCGCAAAAACGCCTTGCTGCGATGGGTTGA
- the pal gene encoding peptidoglycan-associated lipoprotein Pal, whose protein sequence is MQLNKVLKGLMIALPVMAIAACSSNKNASNDQSGEGMMGAGTGMDANGNGNMSSEEQARLQMQQLQQNNIVYFDLDKFDIRSDFAAMLDAHANFLRSNPSYKVTVEGHADERGTPEYNISLGERRANAVKMYLQGKGVSADQISIVSYGKEKPAVLGHDEAAYSKNRRAVLVY, encoded by the coding sequence ATGCAACTGAACAAAGTGCTGAAAGGGCTGATGATCGCTCTGCCTGTTATGGCAATCGCAGCGTGTTCTTCTAACAAGAACGCCAGCAACGACCAGAGCGGCGAAGGCATGATGGGTGCCGGCACCGGTATGGACGCAAACGGCAACGGCAATATGTCTTCTGAAGAGCAGGCGCGTCTTCAGATGCAACAGCTGCAGCAGAACAACATTGTTTACTTCGATCTGGACAAGTTCGACATCCGTTCTGACTTCGCTGCGATGCTGGATGCGCACGCTAACTTCCTGCGTAGCAACCCGTCTTACAAAGTCACCGTAGAAGGTCACGCGGACGAACGTGGTACTCCTGAGTACAACATCTCCCTGGGTGAGCGTCGTGCTAACGCCGTTAAAATGTACCTGCAGGGTAAAGGCGTTTCTGCTGACCAGATCTCCATCGTTTCTTACGGTAAAGAAAAACCTGCAGTACTGGGCCACGACGAAGCGGCTTACTCCAAAAACCGTCGTGCCGTACTGGTTTACTAA
- the tolB gene encoding Tol-Pal system beta propeller repeat protein TolB — protein sequence MKQALRVAMSFLMLWAAVLHAEVRIEITQGVDSARPIGVVPFQWKGPGAAPEDVGGIVAADLRNSGKFNPLDRSRLPQQPGTAAELQPAAWSALGIDAVVVGQVTPNPDGGYTVAYQLVDTGGAPGTVLAQNTYKVNKQYLRYAAHTASDEVFEKLTSIKGAFRTRIAYVVQTNGGQFPYELRVSDYDGYNQFTVHRSPQPLMSPAWSPDGSKLAYVTFESGRSALVIQTLANGAVRQVASFPRHNGAPAFSPDGSKLAFALSKTGSLNLYVMDIGSGQIRQVTDGRSNNTEPTWFPDSQNLAFTSDQAGRPQVYKVNVNGGAPQRITWEGSQNQDADVSADGKFMVMVSSAGGQQHIAKQDLGGGGVQVLSSTFLDETPSLAPNGTMVIYSSSQGMGSVLNLVSTDGRFKARIPATDGQVKSPAWSPYL from the coding sequence ATGAAGCAGGCATTACGTGTTGCAATGAGTTTTTTAATGCTGTGGGCAGCGGTGCTGCACGCAGAAGTGCGTATCGAAATCACCCAGGGGGTGGATTCGGCACGTCCAATTGGTGTGGTTCCGTTCCAGTGGAAAGGGCCAGGTGCTGCGCCGGAAGATGTGGGTGGCATTGTTGCTGCTGACCTGCGCAACAGCGGTAAATTCAACCCGTTAGATCGTTCTCGACTGCCACAGCAGCCGGGCACTGCTGCAGAACTGCAACCGGCGGCCTGGTCTGCGCTGGGTATTGATGCGGTCGTTGTGGGGCAGGTTACGCCTAACCCGGACGGCGGTTATACCGTTGCCTATCAGCTGGTGGATACCGGTGGCGCTCCGGGTACCGTGCTGGCACAGAACACCTACAAAGTGAACAAGCAGTACCTGCGCTATGCAGCTCATACTGCGAGTGATGAAGTCTTTGAGAAGCTGACCAGCATCAAAGGCGCATTCCGCACCCGTATCGCTTACGTTGTGCAGACCAACGGCGGCCAGTTCCCGTATGAGCTGCGCGTCTCTGACTACGATGGCTACAACCAGTTCACCGTTCACCGTTCACCGCAGCCGCTGATGTCACCGGCCTGGTCACCGGACGGTTCTAAGCTGGCCTACGTAACCTTCGAAAGCGGTCGTTCAGCGCTGGTTATCCAGACGCTGGCTAACGGCGCGGTACGTCAGGTTGCCTCTTTCCCACGTCACAACGGCGCACCAGCGTTCTCGCCTGACGGTTCTAAACTGGCGTTTGCCCTGTCTAAAACCGGTAGCCTGAACCTGTACGTGATGGATATCGGCTCTGGCCAGATCCGTCAGGTGACCGACGGTCGCAGCAACAACACCGAACCAACCTGGTTCCCGGACAGCCAGAACCTGGCCTTTACCTCTGACCAGGCAGGTCGTCCACAGGTTTATAAAGTCAATGTTAACGGCGGTGCACCGCAGCGTATCACCTGGGAAGGTTCTCAGAACCAGGACGCAGACGTGAGCGCTGATGGTAAGTTCATGGTAATGGTTAGCTCGGCCGGTGGTCAGCAGCACATTGCTAAACAAGATCTGGGCGGGGGCGGCGTACAAGTTCTGTCGTCGACTTTCCTGGATGAAACGCCAAGTCTGGCACCTAACGGCACTATGGTTATCTACAGCTCTTCTCAGGGGATGGGATCCGTGCTGAATCTGGTTTCTACCGATGGGCGTTTCAAAGCGCGTATTCCGGCAACTGATGGACAGGTAAAATCACCTGCCTGGTCGCCGTACCTGTAA
- the nadA gene encoding quinolinate synthase NadA encodes MSVMFDPEAAIYPFPLKPVPLSLDEKQFYREKIKRLLKERDAVMVAHYYTDPEIQQLAEETGGCISDSLEMARFGAKHPASTLLVAGVRFMGETAKILSPEKTILMPTLNAECSLDLGCPIDQFTAFCDAHPDRTVVVYANTSAAVKARADWVVTSSIAVELIEHLDSLGEKIIWAPDKHLGNYVQKQTGADILCWQGACIVHDEFKTQALARMKGLYPDAAILVHPESPQAIVDMADAVGSTSQLITAAKTLPHSQLIVATDRGIFYKMQQAVPGKELLEAPTAGEGATCRSCAHCPWMAMNGLKAIADGLESGGVAHEIHVDAALREGALIPLNRMLDFAATLRP; translated from the coding sequence ATGAGTGTGATGTTTGATCCTGAAGCCGCTATCTATCCCTTCCCGCTAAAGCCTGTTCCGCTGAGCCTGGACGAAAAGCAGTTTTACCGTGAAAAAATTAAGCGCCTTCTAAAAGAGCGAGACGCGGTCATGGTGGCGCATTATTACACCGACCCTGAAATTCAGCAGCTGGCAGAAGAGACGGGCGGTTGTATTTCAGACTCCCTTGAAATGGCGCGCTTTGGCGCAAAACATCCTGCTTCAACGTTGCTGGTGGCCGGGGTCCGTTTCATGGGTGAGACGGCAAAAATCCTCAGCCCGGAAAAAACCATCCTGATGCCGACCCTGAATGCGGAATGTTCCCTCGATCTGGGCTGTCCGATCGATCAATTCACCGCCTTCTGCGATGCGCATCCGGACAGAACGGTCGTGGTCTACGCCAACACCTCTGCGGCGGTCAAGGCGCGTGCCGACTGGGTTGTTACTTCAAGCATAGCCGTCGAACTCATTGAGCATCTCGACAGCCTTGGCGAGAAAATTATCTGGGCACCGGACAAACACCTGGGTAACTACGTCCAGAAACAGACCGGGGCGGATATTCTGTGCTGGCAGGGCGCCTGTATCGTGCATGACGAATTCAAAACCCAGGCCCTGGCGCGCATGAAAGGTCTTTATCCGGATGCGGCTATTCTGGTGCATCCAGAATCACCGCAGGCCATCGTCGATATGGCGGATGCCGTTGGCTCAACCAGCCAGCTGATCACCGCCGCGAAGACGCTGCCGCACAGCCAGCTGATTGTGGCGACCGATCGCGGTATCTTCTACAAAATGCAGCAGGCGGTGCCTGGCAAAGAGCTGCTGGAAGCGCCGACCGCAGGCGAAGGGGCAACCTGTCGCAGCTGCGCGCACTGTCCGTGGATGGCCATGAACGGGCTGAAGGCGATTGCGGACGGTCTGGAGTCGGGCGGGGTAGCCCATGAGATCCATGTCGATGCGGCGTTGCGGGAAGGGGCATTAATTCCGCTTAACCGCATGCTCGATTTTGCGGCTACACTACGTCCTTAA